Part of the Tachypleus tridentatus isolate NWPU-2018 unplaced genomic scaffold, ASM421037v1 Hic_cluster_2, whole genome shotgun sequence genome is shown below.
taatacattacctttcttcattgtgatacgtTAACATTTACACAGACGAGAACATTCAGAAtaatacattacctttcttcattgtgatatgtCAACATGTACACAATAtaatacattacctttcttcattgtgatgTTAACACGTACACAGAACaatacattacctttcttcattgtgatatattaacatgtacacagtataatacattacctttcttcattgtgatatgtcaacatgtacacagtataattattacctttcttcattgtgatatgtcaacatgtacacagtataatacaatacctttcttcattgtgatatgtcaacatgtacacagtataatacattacctttcttcattgtgatatgttaacatgtacacagtataatacattacctttcttcattgtgatatgtcaacatgtacacagtataatACAATACCTTTCTTCATTGCTAACTGAAGGGCTGCAGCCATTCCAGTGCTAACATCTGGTTCTTCTTCTAAGATTGGAATACTTTCCTGGTTCTAGGTAGAAAAACAATTCACAGTTTGTCAAATGTTTCAACAACAGTTGTAATTTATAACATGTTAAGCATCATGTTATTATCTGTTCAGATGTAAGGTACAACCTTTAATTAAAACCTTTTGAACACAGTATCTAGTGCATTTTTACAAGGGCAAATACCATCATCATGTTATCCCAAGCTTCATCTGGTTTCTCTCCTCCGGTCACCTGAAGATATAATTGAAATGTTAGCATTTTCACTCTCCCCAGTCATAATTATTAATGACGGGTGgggtatttgtttttgtttatttcatgaaaatttaCCCAATGGCTATACGCaatagtcatccctaatttggaAGTAGCAAGCGAGAACTAATTGGAAGTTACGCCTAAAATTACTTGAATTTTCTAGTGTGAATAAATCTTGTGAACATTCAAATCAAAGCTACAAATAAGTGGCCTGTAAACATGattgtaacttatttttaattcagATAGTTTGATAACTATTAATTATCTAGGTTGATGGTAccaaaaactgtaaaattgaaCAGACTACACAGTTCGTTTTGCAACTTTCAAGTTTCAAAAGCTAATAACGtcacaaatgaaacattttaaatctttgaattattttcttttaggCAATCTGTTTACCATAAAGCTCTTCTATTCTTCCTTACCCAGACCAAAGATTactaaatgtttagttataatgTCACACATCTTTCAATAATCTATTTCATTGTTTTGTACTGGTTATACACAATGAATTTTATTGGTTCCAgtgcttttttattttactacagtAGTTAGTTCAACAGTTCCTTTCTGCTTTACAAAAAAATGCACTTTTAACATGAAACTAGTCATGTGGAATTCATCTGAGCATGATTTTAGACACTAGGGGAAAGGGAGGGGTGAAACTGTATGTAATTTCCAAAAAGAATACAAAAgcaacttttataaacaaaactaaatactttGTACTTATATTAGCAGATGGACAAGGATAAGAGATATTAAAAatgctaaattattttaaacatttgatgtaagctgttacattaataaatatgaaacacaatTATGAGTGACAATGAAGTAGCTGAAATCAAGAATACATGGAAAAGAATGAAAGGCCATACTAtaacacaattacatcatcaaCACACACTTTAATGGCTTATATAATTTTACAGAGTCTAGAAAAATTTCATAGTAATTATAGTACAATCTTTggtgcaataaaaataaaagatacatcATACAAACCTAAACCTGAGCTAAAATGCAAGAAAGGATTTGGgtgcaaatatatttaaaacatttgtgttgAAATGAATACAGTGATTACACATGTATTACAACCTAAGTAAGACATTTGGAAAGGACTGATATCACATGAAGTTCAAGACATCTTTATTAAACATATGTTTACTCACATTAATCTCCACAGGTTTGTCATCAATATCAACTTCATTCCAAGCTCCTCGGTTTTGAGCTTCTAATTCTTTAAGTTGCTGTTCCTCCATCAATTCCCGTTCGAAGTCCTGTGAGATGAGGAAGACACACATCATTcagttacattaaaattatttagtgcactaTTACCATTAGTATATGTAAGTTCAGGTATAATTCCAACTGATAGCCAAAACAAAGAAGAGTGGGTAAGtaaattattgttaaacattAACTAACTAGTATGAATAGAgatatttttaggttagttaagatcagattaggtaaaataaataatattataacaaaaatgtttcgcGAGGCACACATGTGAGTAACACATAAATAATGtatgtaattcaatagcataatgTGAGCTGCACATGCTTCAAGTGAATTACAACTTATCATGGTGAGGAtggaaacaaaagaataaaatttaattatgaaaagaCGTTACAACTtaaagtctgtttgtttctttgttttgaatttcatagaaagctacttgagggctatctgtgctagctgtccctgatttagcagtgtaagactagagggaaggcagctagtcatcaccacccaccgccaactattgaactactcttttaccagtgaacagtgggattgatcattacattataatgcccccatgactgaaagggcaagcatgtttggtgcgaccgagaaacgaacacgcaaccctcagacTTCGAGTCAGaacttaaccacttggccatgcctggcaacttaaagctacttaggatgaACTAATgtggtttcatgttacaatttaaagtcattctagatataacaaaaggaaattcagattctttttttttttttgggggttaGTTACAAGGTCAAATTGATCAAGACCGTGTTGAgagttaaatttttaatgtatctCTGTAAGAAGTTCTGACTGGCACAgggttaacaatattattaaactctGTCTActataaaatcaacattacagaaATTCTAACCATGATTTCATCAGCTTCATCCTCTCGATTTCCCGACATCCCATAAGTGGGAATGTCTCCAAGGTTCCGACAAAACTCAGCTGTGGAGTTTAAGACAATGCTCCCAATTTTCTCAGCAGATTCTTCCTGTTTAGGTTCCTTTTTAAGGGCAACCTCAGCCACCTGAAAATGCAAATGAAATTAGTTACCAATAAAAGTTTTCATAACTAAAACATAACAAGTAGACATAGGAATAAACCAAaaaattttacatgtaaaaattacCTCTAACCTGGTTGGTAATACAACACAGTGTTATGGTAATTAGTTATAAGAATGAAGGAATATATAAGCAGGTTTTTTTCTTCAATGATACATTTATTATGTAGTAACAAAAAATTTGTCACAACACAACAAAAACTgtgaaaacactttacattcaAAGTTTGTAAAAACTCGATTGGTTTAAAATTGGAACAAATTTTACAATTGTACATAAGAAGTAAAATCTGATACCCAACAAGGAGtgaaataaaaggtaaaaacaaatccagaatggtattatgtagtacttcaagaatgaaacactaggttttcaccacacgttacctcatcacaaagtaagactaaagcttgaaagagtatggcatgctgtaaacaaatccagaatggtattatgtagtacttcaagaatgaaacactaggttttcaccacatgttacctcatcacaaagtaagactaaagcttgaaagagtatggcatgctgtaaacaaatccagaatggtattatgtagtatttcaagaatgaaacactaggttttcaccacacgttacctcatcacaaagtaagactaaagcttgaaagagcatgctgtaaacaaatccagaatggtattatgtagtacttaAGAATGAAACAGTAGGTTTTCACCACgcgttacctcatcacaaagtaagactaaagcttgaaagagtatgctgtaaacaaatccagaatggtattatgtagtacttcaagaatgaaacactaggttttcaccacatgttacctcatcacaaagtaagactaaagcttgaaagagtatggcatgctgtaaacaaatccagaatggttattatgtagtacttcaaaaatgaaacactaggttttcaagACACGTTActtcatcacaaagtaagactaaagcttgaaagagtatggcatgctgtaaacaaatccagaatggttattatgtagtacttcaagagtgaaacactaggttttcaccacacgcttacctcatcacaaagtaagactaaagcttgaaagagtatggcatgctgtaaacaaatccagaatggttattatgtagtacttcaagaatgaaacactaggttttcaccacatgttacctcatcacaaagtaagactaaagcttgaaagagcatgctctaaacaaatccagaatggttattatgtagtacttcaagaatgaaacactaggttttcaccacatgttacctcatcacaaagtaagactaaagcttgataGAGCATGccaaacaaatccagaatggtattatgtagtacttcaagaatgaaacactaggttttcaccacatgttacctcatcacaaagtaagactaaagcttgaaagagcatgctctaaacaaatccagaatgttattatgtagtacttcaagaataaaacactaggttttcaccacacattacctcatcacaaagtaagactaaagcttgaaagagcatgctgtaaacaaatccagaatggtattatgtagtacttcaagaatgaaacactaggttttcaccacatgttacctcatcacaaagtaagactaaagcttgaaagagtaggcatgctgtaaacaaatccagaatggtattatgtagtacttcaagaatgaaacactaggttttcaccacatgttacctcatcacaaagtaagactaaagcttgaaagagcatgctgtaaacaaatccagaatggttattatgtagtacttcaagaatgaaacactaggttttcaccacacgttacctcatcacaaagtaagactaaagcttgaaagagcatgctgtaaacaaatccagaatggtattatgtagtacttcaagaatgaaacactaggttttcaccacacgttacctcatcacaaagtaagactaaagcttgaagagcatgctgtaaacaaatccagaatggttattatgtagtacttcaagaatgaaacactaggttttcaccacacgttacctcatcacaaaagtaagactaaagcttgaaagagtatggcatgctgtaaacaaatccagaatggttattatgtagtacttcaagaatgaaacactaggttttcacacgttacctcatcacaaagtaagactaaagcttgaaagagcatgctgtaaacaaatccagaatggttattatgtagtacttcaagaatgaaacactaggttttcaccaccgCGTTatctcatcacaaagtaagactaaagcttgaaagagcatgctgtaaacaaatccagaatggtattatgtagtacttcaagaatgaaacactaggttttcaccacgttacctcatcacaaagtaagactaaagcttgaaagagcatgctgtaaacaaatcagaatggtattatgtatgtacttcaagaatgaaacactaggttttcaccacacgttacctcatcacaaagtaagactaaagcttgaaagagtatggcatgctgtaaacaaatccagaatggttattatgtagtacttcaagaatgaaacactaggttttcaccacgttacctcatcacaaagtaaaactaaagcttgaaagagtatgctgtaaacaaatccagaatggttattatgtagtacttcaagaatgaaacactaggttttcaccacacgtttacctcatcacaaagtaagactaaagcttgaaagagtatgctgtaaacaaatccagaatgttattatgtagtacttcaagaatgaaacactaggttttcaccacacgttacctcatcacaaagtaagactactaaagcttgaaagagtatgctgtaaacaaatccagaatgttattatgtagtacttcaagaatgaaacactaggttttcaccacatgttacctcatcacaaaagtaagactaaagcttgaaagagcatggcatgctgtaaacaaatccagaatggttattatgtagtacttcaagaatgaaacactaggttttcaccacatgttACCTCATCATCagaaagtaagactaaagcttgaaagagcatgctgtaaacaaatccagaatgttattatgtagtacttcaagaatgaaacactaggttttcaccacatgttacctcatcacaaagtaagactaaagcttgaaaaagtatggcatgctgtaaacaaatccagaatggttattatgtagtacttcaagaatgaaacactaggttttcaccacacgttacctcatcacaaagtaagactaaagcttgaaagagtatggcatgctgtaaacaaatccagaatggttattatgtagtacttcaagaatgaaacactaggttttcaccacacgcgttacctcatcacaaagtaagactaaagcttgaaagagcatgctgtaaacaaatccagaatggtattatgtagtacttcaagaatgaaacactaggttttcaccaccacgttacctcatcacaaagtaagactaaagcttgaaagagcatgctgtaaacaaatccagaatggtattatgtagtacttcaagaatgaaacactaggttttcaccaccgttacctcatcacaaagtaagactaaagcttgaaagagcatgctgtaaacaaatccagaatggtattatgtagtacttcaagaatgaaacactaggtttttcaccacgttacctcatcacaaagtaagactaaagcttgaaagagtatggcatgctgtaaacaaatcagaatggttattatgtagtacttcaagaatgaaacactaggttttcaccacacgttacctcatcacaaagtaagactaaagcttgaaaaaagtatggcatgctgtaaacaaatccagaatggttattatgtagtacttcaagaatgaaacactaggttttcaccacacgttacctcatcacaaagtaagactaaagcttgaaagtatggcatgctgtaaacaaatccagaatggtgattatgtagtacttcaagaatgaaacactaggttttcaccacacgttacctcatcacaaagtaagactaaagcttgaaagagtatgctgtaaacaaatcagaatgttattatgtagtacttcaagaatgaaacactaggttttcaccacgttacctcatcacaaagtaagactaaagcttgaaagcatggcatgctgtaaacaaatccagaatggttattatgtattacttcaagaatgaaacactaggttttcaccacatgttacctcatcacaaagtaagactaaagcttgaaagagcatgctgtaaacaaatccagaatgttattatgtagtacttcaagaatgaaacactaggttttcaccacatgttacctcatcacaaagtaagactaaagcttgaaaagtatggcatgctgtaaacaaatccagaatgttattatgtagtacttcaagaatgaaacactaggttttcaccacacgttacctcatcacaaagtaagactaaagcttgaaagagcatggcatgctgtaaacaaatccagaatgttattatgtggtacttcaagaatgaaacactaggttttcaccacacgtttacctcatcacaaagtaagacagaataaagcttgaaagagcatgctgtaaacaaatccagaatgttattatgtagtacttcaagaatgaaacactaggttttcaccacatgttacctcatcacaaagtaagactaaagcttgaaagagtatgctgtaaacaaatccagaatggtatcatgtagtacttcaagaatgaaacactaggttttcaccacatgcgttacctcatcacaaagtaagactaaagcttgaaagagtatgctgtaaacaaatccagaatgctattatgtagtacttcaagaatgaaacactaggttttcaccacgttacctcatcacaaagtaagactaaagcttgaaagagtatggcatgctgtaaacaaatccagaatggtattatgtagtacttcaagaatgaaacataggttttcaccacacgttacctcatcacaaagtaagactaaagcttgaaaggggtatgctgtaaacaaatccagaatgttattatgtgagtacttcaagaatgaaacactaggttttcaccacatgttactcctcatcacaaagtaagactaaagcttgaaagagtatgctttgtaaacaaaatccagaatgttattatgtagtacttcaagaatgaaacactaggttttcaccacatgttacctcatcacaaagtgtaagactaaagcttgaagagagcatgctgtaaacaaacgagaatggtattatgtagtacttcaagaatgaaacactaggttttcaccatcgttacctcatcacaaagtaagactaaagcttgaaagagtatgctgtaaacaaatccagaatgttattatatgtagtactcaagaatgaaacactaggttttcaccacacgctacctcatcacaaagtaagactaaagcttgaaagagtatggCATGCTGTAAANNNNNNNNNNNNNNNNNNNNNNNNNNNNNNNNNNNNNNNNNNNNNNNNNNNNNNNNNNNNNNNNNNNNNNNNNNNNNNNNNNNNNNNNNNNNNNNNNNNNNNNNNNNNNNNNNNNNNNNNNNNNNNNNNNNNNNNNNNNNNNNNNNNNNNNNNNNNNNNNNNNNNNNNNNNNNNNNNNNNNNNNNNNNNNNNNNNNNNNNNNNNNNNNNNNNNNNNNNNNNNNNNNNNNNNNNNNNNNNNNNNNNNNNNNNNNNNNNNNNNNNNNNNNNNNNNNNNNNNNNNNNNNNNNNNNNNNNNNNNNNNNNNNNNNNNNNNNNNNNNNNNNNNNNNNNNNNNNNNNNNNNNNNNNNNNNNNNNNNNNNNNNNNNNNNNNNNNNNNNNNNNNNNNNNNNNNNNNNNNNNNNNNNNNNNNNNNNNNNNNNNNNNNNNNNNNNNNNNNNNNNNNNNNNNNNNNNNNNNNNNNNNNNNNNNNNNNNNNNNNNNNNNNNNNNNNNNNNNNNAAGCAATCCAggaagtgtcaggagagtatagtatcttgtcagaaaagaagcaccagaagtgtgaagaggagtatagtatctgtcagaaaaagaagcaccagaagtgtgaagagagtatagtatctgtcagaaaagaagcaccagaagtgtgaggagagtatagtatctgacagaaaagaagcacaggaagtgtgaggagagtatagtgtCTGTCAGAAAGAAAGCTACCAGAAGTGtgagagagtatagtatctgtcagagaAAAGCCAGCACCAGAGTGTgaagagtatagtatctgacagaaagaagCATACcaagtgtcaggagagtatagtatctgacagaaaagaagccaCCAGAAGCagtcaggagagtatagtatctgacagaaaagaagcaccagagtgtgagGGAGGAGTATAGTATCCGTGTGAAGAAGCAAAGAACCAGGGTGCAGAGGAGGAGTATAGTGTCTGGCTCAGAAAAGAAGCAGTCAGAAGTGTgaagagtatagtatctgtcagaaaaagaagcaaccagaagtgtgaagagagtatagtatctgtcagaaaagagtgcaccagaagtgtgaagaggagtatagtatctgtcagaaagttAGCcaaccagaagtgtgaggagagtatagtatctgacagaaaagaagcaacTGGAGAAGTGTGAGGaggagtatagtatctgtcagaaaagaagcaccagaagtgtcaggagagtatagtatctgacagaaagaagctaaccagaagtgtgaggagagtatagtatctgtcagaaaggCCAGAAGCacaagtgtgaggagagtatagtatctgtcagaaaagaagcaccagaagcaGTGtgagagagtatagtatctgacagagaaaagaagcaccagaagtgtgaggagagtatagtatctgtcagaaagaagcaccagTCCAGaagtgaggagagtatagtatcctGACAGAAAAGCTAAGCACCAAGCTGTGAAGAGAGTACgagtatctgtcagaaagaagctgtccagaagtgtcaggagagtatagtatctgtcagaaaagaagcaaccagaagtgtgaggagagtatagtatctgtcagaaaagaagcaccagaagtgtgaggagactatagtatctgacagaaaagaagcaaccagaagtgtgaggaggagtatagtatctgtcagaaaagaagcaaccaagtgtgaggagagtatagtatctgtcaggaAAGAAgccaccagaagtgtgaggagagtatagtatctgacagaaaagaagcaacagaagtgtgaagagagtatagtatctgtcagaaaatgCCAAGCCTAACCAGAAGTGTGagggagagtatagtatctgacagaaaagaaatAAGCACAGAAGCCTGTGAGGaggagtatagtatctgtcagaaaagaagccaactagaagtgtgaggagagtatagtatctgtcagaaaagaagcaaccAGAAGCAGTGagggagagtatagtatctgttaGAAAGAAGCActagaagtgtgaggagagtatagtatcctGCTCAGAAAATAGCTAaccagaagtgtgaagagagtatagtatctgtcagaaaagaagcaaccagaagtgtgaggagagtatagtatctgtcagaaaagaagcaccagaagtgtgaagagagagtatagtatctgacagaaaagaagcaccagaagtgtgaggagagtatagtatctgtcagtgaaagaagcaccagaagtgtgagggaGAGTATAGTATCCActgtcagaaagaagcaccagaagtgtgaggagagtatagtatctgttgTGAAAGAAGCTAaccagaagtgtgaagagagtatagtatctgtcagaaaagaagccaaccagaagtgtgaggagagtatagtatctgacagaaagaagcaccagaagtgtgaggagagtatagtatctgtcagaaagtgCCAGCCAACCAGAGTGTGTGAGGAGagtagtatctgacagaaaagaagctaACCAGATgtgtgtgaggagagtatagtatctgtcagaaagcCAGCAaccagaagtgtcaggagagtatagtatctgtcagaaaagaagctaaccagaagtgtgaggagagagtatagtatctgacagaaaagaagcaactgtgaagtgtcaggagagtatagtatttgtcagaaaagaagcaaccagagtgtgaggagagtatagtatctgtcagaaaagaagcaccaaaGTGTGAGGAGAGGagagtatctgacagaaaagcaGGCcaaccagaagtgtgaggagagtatagaaTCCACTGTCAGAAAGAAGCAACCAGAAgtgtgtgaggagagtatag
Proteins encoded:
- the LOC143242403 gene encoding U4/U6.U5 tri-snRNP-associated protein 1-like, which codes for MSGNREDEADEIMDFERELMEEQQLKELEAQNRGAWNEVDIDDKPVEINNQESIPILEEEPDVSTGMAAALQLAMKKGYLENEVKKPVSAQRHSDLQAQSYTIEEKFYDDDKAPQRSLREVHCQTSKIKKGTNLM